The Cygnus olor isolate bCygOlo1 chromosome 19, bCygOlo1.pri.v2, whole genome shotgun sequence DNA window gcggcggcggggggagccgggaACAAAGCGGCGGGCAAGATGGAGCCAGGAGGGAGAGGGGCCGGgacccccgccccgccgcgcaTCCCGGGAACGGGAGcaccgggggcaccgggggggggctggggcgggcggcggggagcgccccggggggggccgggggagcagGGCGGGGATGATGCTGTAAAACgctttccccttctcttctgtCAGCTGCGGGAGGAGTCCCGCCCGGGCCCGGGGAACGTCCCTCCTGCtaccccccggccccgcagcccccccctccccccccggggccggcagAACCCCCCCGGTGCGGCTGCACGAAGTTGCTGCCATGCCCGCCGCCAGGTCCCGGTGCGCCGGCAGCGGCGGGGAGCCGGCTTCCGAGGGGGATTGTGCTGCAGACAATGCGCGGCGGCATCTGGAGCAGCCCCGGGGACTGGAGCTCCGCTTTTGACATTGCTGCACACACGGCACCAGCCGCAATGACAGCGGCTGCctggagtggctgcaggcagcaggcaggagcatgAAGTGAGGAGACCACTGCAGTGCTCAAGATGAACTCCTCCTTGGTTGGCAACCAGAGTGGCCGGCCCTTCTGCCTCCTGGCCATTAGCTATCTGGAGACCATCAATTTTTGCCTCCTGGAAGTGGTCGTTATCGTGTTCCTCATGGTGCTGATTATTTCGGGCAACATCATTGTGATATTTGTCTTTCACTGTGCACCTCTGCTGAACCACCACACCACCAGTTACTTCATACAGACCATGGCATATGCTGACCTCCTGGTGGGCGTGAGCTGTCTGgtgccttctttgtctctgctgcacTATCCCATTGTTTTAAGTGAGTCCTTGGTTTGCCAAATCTTTGGTTACGTTGTGTCGGTGCTGAAGAGCGTCTCCATGGCCTCTTTGGCATGCATTAGTATTGACAGATACATCGCCATCACAAAGCCGCTGACCTACAACACGCTGGTTACTCCGTGGAGACTGCGGATCTGCATCCTGATAATCTGGCTGTACTCCTGCCTCGTCTTCTTACCCTCCTTCCACTGGGGAAAGCCTGGATATCACGGGGATGTGTTTCAGTGGTGTGCCAATTCCTGGAACACCGATCCTTATTTCACTCTCTTCATCGTGGTGATGCTCTACGCCCCGGCTGCTTTCACCGTCTGCTTCACGTACTTCAACATCTTCCGcatctgccagcagcacacCAAGGAGATCAACGAGAGGCGAGTGCGCTTCAGCTCTCAGGACGGGGAGACTGGGGaggcccagccctgcccggaCAAGCGCTATGCCATGGTTCTTTTCCGTATCACCAGTGTCTTCTACATTCTCTGGCTGCCCTACATCATCTATTTTCTGCTGGAGAGCTCCAATGTCTATAGTAACCGCGTTGCGTCCTTCTTGACCACTTGGCTTGCCATTAGCAACAGTTTCTGCAACTGTGTCATTTACAGTCTCTCCAACAGTGTCTTTCAGAAGGGGCTTAAGCGTCTCTCGGGGGCTATTTGTGCCTCTTGTGCTAGACAGAGGGTAGCTAAGGACTCCTCTACCTCTAGGAGCAAAAGATCTTCCAATGGATGTCATGTCTAAGACACCTATCAGCTTGACTGGGAAGTGCAGGGACAACTCTGTAAATTGCAAAAAATTGAATATGATTTTAAGATGTCCAGATTTGCAAAAAGGTTTCTGAGAAATGCTGCTGACATAGAAGAATCAGGAGCACATATCATTGtgatttcacttttaaaaatttattgcTGTGGAGGCGGCCGTGGAGTTTCACCTCcatgttcatttttaagaataaagCTGTATCTTGACAGTTACCTCTCCAGCTGGTGTGACTGAATGGAGTGGGTGTCTGAGAGCTTCAGCAAAATGTAGTCTTTCTTACAGCTCTACTAGGTTCTTTGGAGATTCGTGCTTCACATGTAAATGATAGATCTGAAGTGGAAATGTCACGGTATATGGTGTATTACAgggattttttaatatatgccaAAGTATATCGACACAATTTTCCAGCGTCGTAAGAGAAGGGGCcaaacaatttgtttttcagtgctaCCTAGACAGGATTTCTAGAACAGTAATGAACAATGTGAACATTTCAGCATGAACTTAAAGTCTTACTGAGCCATGGGTGCAGCAACCTGGTCTGGGCAGTCGTACGCGTAGGGGGAGCGATCCGGCTTCTGTGCCCCTTCCTCTGGTAGGCTGCCTGCGTGCGATCAGCGTGGCGTCTGCATTCTCCTATTTGTTGtgaagtaggaagaaaaacttgGATCAGACCAAATCTAGcagttaaataaaatgtgttttgataaGCTAAGAGAAAATACTTGTCGTTTTATGATAGCAGAGTTGTGGCAGTCACTCGAGGATGATGCCAACATGTGAAAATTATTCTCAAAACAGTGGAGAAATGCCACATTTTTGTGTGGAAATTTTCTCAagaacaactttaaaaataacatcccccccccttttttttttttaatctaaattctTCTGATATTTTACATACTAGAACttaaggggaaaggaaagaaaacaattgtcTTCTAAACAGCTAAGGGAACTATGTTGTAAATTTAACTGTAGTATTTGAGTTATTCATAAGTGCACAGAGCTAAAtcagagacatttttctttaggCTGCAGGGGATTAAAGATGGTTCGAATATAGCAGGAGCTAAATCCTGTTGGCAAACGCATATTTAACTGGTCAAACAATGTACGGTATCTGAGAAACAGTCTCATTGACCACGACTTTTTCCAAGCTAGTTTAGGTGAGGTGTTTCTGAGTATTGTAATGCTGTTAGAATGCAGTGCGGCCCTCAATTGA harbors:
- the GPR21 gene encoding probable G-protein coupled receptor 21, with protein sequence MNSSLVGNQSGRPFCLLAISYLETINFCLLEVVVIVFLMVLIISGNIIVIFVFHCAPLLNHHTTSYFIQTMAYADLLVGVSCLVPSLSLLHYPIVLSESLVCQIFGYVVSVLKSVSMASLACISIDRYIAITKPLTYNTLVTPWRLRICILIIWLYSCLVFLPSFHWGKPGYHGDVFQWCANSWNTDPYFTLFIVVMLYAPAAFTVCFTYFNIFRICQQHTKEINERRVRFSSQDGETGEAQPCPDKRYAMVLFRITSVFYILWLPYIIYFLLESSNVYSNRVASFLTTWLAISNSFCNCVIYSLSNSVFQKGLKRLSGAICASCARQRVAKDSSTSRSKRSSNGCHV